Proteins from one Mytilus galloprovincialis chromosome 11, xbMytGall1.hap1.1, whole genome shotgun sequence genomic window:
- the LOC143051548 gene encoding uncharacterized protein LOC143051548 isoform X2: MDFLKTAMSKTSPEVTPDTHLQEPAAPVVEDSKIPEQIKKMDHESIAIYLNALESGSERRRDINLIIVGKKSVGKTSLVRRLFGEELQSVKSTNGIEIHRRRCRINLSNWEWNKVLDTRLVKETSINNRMLQSIVKKMHQDKEKPKHDILEISSSDQISTDDNKGTITKKIEHDKEPQPKMNYQFAYPEITEPPISKLAKDELLSIIGSTVDLQDEDGFANITVWDFAGDIEYYNTHQTFLNSEAIFLVVANLHDIDDTESYGL; this comes from the exons acTGCCATGTCAAAGACATCCCCAGAAGTAACTCCTGACACCCATTTACAGGAACCTGCAGCACCAGTAGTTGAAG acAGCAAAATACcagaacaaataaaaaagatggaTCATGAGTCGATTGCCATTTATCTGAACGCCCTTGAATCGGGTTCAGAAAGAAGACGggatataaatttaataattgtTGGAAAAAAATCTGTTGGAAAGACTTCCTTAGTACGAAGATTGTTTGGGGAGGAGTTACAAAGCGTAAAAAGCACAAATGGTATAGAAATTCATCGGCGGAGATGTCGAATAAATCTAAGTAACTGGGAATGGAATAAAGTGTTAG ATACAAGATTAGTGAAGGAAACAAGTATCAACAATAGAATGTTGCAGTCAATTGTCAAAAAGATGCATCAAGATAAAGAAAAACCAAAGCATGACATATTGGAGATATCATCATCAGATCAGATATCAACAGATGATAATAAGGGCACAATCACCAAAAAAATTGAACATGACAAAGAACCTCAACCCAAAATGAATTATCAGTTTGCTTATCCGGAGATTACAGAACCGCCGATTTCTAAACTGGCAAAGGATGAGCTGTTAAGTATAATCGGATCTACTGTAGACTTACAAGACGAAGACGGCTTTGCAAATATAACAGTGTGGGATTTCGCTGGTGACATTGAGTATTACAACACACATCAAACGTTTTTGAATTCAGAAGCAATTTTTCTTGTCGTAGCAAATTTACATGACATAGATGACACAGAATCCTACGGTTTGTAA